One Euphorbia lathyris chromosome 1, ddEupLath1.1, whole genome shotgun sequence DNA segment encodes these proteins:
- the LOC136226362 gene encoding protein PSK SIMULATOR 1: MALETWLIKVKSAISHRFDSVPIPKSFKKSAVGVLSFEIAGLMSKLFHLWQSLSDKNIIRLRNESISLEGVRKIISNDESFLLGLACAEMAENLRLLAKSVSRLSKRCEDGKLRRFEDLFDEFANVGRDSSSWVLSFKEMEVKNKKMDRYVTVTATLYKEMEELTTLENGLKKLLQNSENESAAKDQKIIDFQQKIFWQRQEVKYLKERSLWHRSFDGVVSMLVRSIFTVLARIKQVFGVGHGFPISLPRSLSASATVHPTEHSSNTFISGPLIKTTKEENIKDSANRFFDSNSKLLKPPETTLGAAALALHYANLIIVMEKMIKSPQLVGVDARDDLYSMLPNSIRSSLRSRLKGVGFSASDPMLAGEWRDALGRILGWLSPLAHNMIKWQNERSFEQQNLVAKTNVLLLQTLFFANKQKSEAAITELLVGLNYIWRFEREMTAKALFECANFMNIPQNSS, from the coding sequence ATGGCTCTTGAAACTTGGCTCATAAAAGTTAAATCTGCGATATCACACCGCTTCGATTCCGTTCCTATACCCAAATCTTTCAAGAAATCTGCAGTCGGAGTTTTATCTTTCGAGATCGCCGGTCTCATGTCTAAGCTTTTCCATCTCTGGCAATCTCTCTCCGATAAGAACATAATCCGCTTACGAAACGAATCGATTTCTCTCGAAGGAGTTCGCAAAATCATCTCCAACGACGAGTCGTTTCTTCTCGGCCTCGCGTGCGCCGAGATGGCTGAAAATCTCAGGCTGCTCGCCAAATCAGTATCAAGACTAAGCAAACGGTGCGAGGATGGTAAACTACGCCGGTTCGAAGATCTGTTCGATGAGTTTGCTAACGTAGGCCGGGATTCGAGTTCTTGGGTTCTGAGTTTCAAAGAAATGGAAGTTAAGAACAAGAAGATGGATCGATACGTCACCGTAACAGCCACACTGTATAAAGAGATGGAGGAGCTAACGACATTAGAAAACGGATTGAAAAAACTGTTACAAAATAGCGAAAACGAATCAGCAGCGAAAGATCAGAAGATTATCGATTTTCAGCAGAAGATATTCTGGCAAAGGCAAGAGGTAAAGTATCTGAAAGAGAGATCTCTATGGCATCGAAGCTTCGACGGCGTCGTTTCAATGCTCGTTAGGTCTATCTTCACTGTTTTAGCAAGGATCAAGCAGGTTTTCGGAGTCGGCCATGGCTTTCCGATTTCTCTTCCCCGGAGCCTCTCCGCTTCCGCAACTGTACACCCAACTGAACATTCTAGTAACACCTTCATATCAGGTCCTCTGATCAAAACCACAAAAGAAGAGAATATTAAGGATTCGGCTAATCGATTCTTCGATTCGAATTCGAAGCTCCTAAAGCCGCCGGAAACTACACTAGGTGCGGCGGCGTTAGCTCTACACTATGCGAATTTGATCATAGTTATGGAGAAAATGATAAAATCGCCGCAATTAGTTGGTGTTGATGCGAGAGATGATCTATACTCGATGTTGCCAAACAGTATAAGATCGTCACTTCGGAGTAGATTGAAAGGAGTCGGATTTTCCGCCTCCGATCCGATGCTCGCCGGAGAGTGGAGGGATGCGTTGGGGCGGATACTCGGGTGGTTATCGCCGTTAGCACATAATATGATCAAATGGCAAAATGAAAGAAGCTTTGAACAGCAAAATTTGGTCGCAAAAACTAATGTTCTTCTTTTACAGACGTTATTTTTTGCTAATAAGCAGAAGAGTGAAGCTGCCATTACTGAACTTTTGGTAGGATTGAATTATATTTGGAGGTTTGAAAGGGAGATGACAGCTAAAGCTTTGTTTGAATGTGCAAACTTCATGAATATTCCTCAGAATTCTAGCTAG